A region from the Drosophila takahashii strain IR98-3 E-12201 chromosome 2L, DtakHiC1v2, whole genome shotgun sequence genome encodes:
- the LOC138914982 gene encoding uncharacterized protein — MDKVRVKDEPQSEDEDFEMEEEAEEMVIKMEPLIMDEEADEMDFKMEPLMMDEDDSDEDEVEFSSTADTPFPGKVKQEPPDMKKATCCIRNCGQKDTHEIRLFRFPRDEIILAQWLVNTQVKPRLVNPPDLYVCQLHFDPDVVHGNQLEFWSLPTLRLGHEDYLVLDCLKQSDQVMAYICGQYCSLINCFRSKDDGLRLFEYPDDPETFLKWRRKCRHDPAQINRYGFRLCSSHFSTDCFDPETGDLFAGVQPNRELFPCLVPGCVREEGASINYFKVPKNTEDAENWSHNLRIPLSAINRNLERVCSRHFEDACLTEFKNLRTGSLPTIRLGHDGEVRPNPEAIRVHAEGIPCCVPGCGRRRTAKDHMFSGFPTDCRLVKKWIHNIQLEMSHKEVEGLLVCHEHFEESCFKRTKNQMKFLRTGSMPTRKLGHSSYDLFGLFESDWNIFQGKSKTNVFKKRRYKCCHPRCGRFDTMVYELPRMEDLLKVWAKHMNLKQISDDLKKAPQLCAIHFVIMYEHSAKNFSEHSADEILDNNYLVARSKRIVQILSCSIKGCDTFEPRDDYSIHDMKKNEELQKMWVENGQIEMNRRLDLLRVCSKHFEPKCFKDRRLHPWSVPTLHLPGEAIHQNITAEQWKIYREAEKLNGRKERMNVENSDPNSIDGKPIQKSKPKQNLTVFRCAAKGCRMTSKDVSRKFRLLKLPDSEEIVAKWLHNMQIKTTKDQWPNIRVCALHFERNCYRGFALRPEAVPTICSGSKSEECKASGGKRKRNLF, encoded by the coding sequence ATGGATAAAGTTAGGGTTAAAGATGAACCGCAATCGGAGGACGAGGACTTTGAAATGGAGGAGGAGGCAGAGGAGATGGTAATTAAAATGGAGCCTCTAATAATGGATGAAGAGGCGGATGAGatggattttaaaatggaGCCCCTAATGATGGATGAAGACGATTCCGACGAGGACGAGGTGGAATTCTCTAGTACAGCGGACACACCGTTTCCGGGTAAAGTTAAGCAAGAGCCGCCGGACATGAAAAAGGCCACCTGTTGTATACGCAACTGTGGGCAGAAGGATACCCATGAAATCCGACTGTTCCGCTTTCCCAGAGACGAGATTATCCTCGCCCAGTGGCTGGTGAACACCCAAGTGAAGCCTCGCCTAGTGAATCCCCCCGACCTTTATGTGTGCCAACTTCACTTTGATCCCGATGTTGTGCACGGAAATCAGCTGGAATTCTGGTCGCTGCCCACTTTACGCCTGGGCCACGAGGATTACCTGGTACTCGATTGCCTGAAGCAGTCGGATCAGGTGATGGCCTACATCTGCGGGCAGTACTGCTCCCTGATCAACTGCTTTCGCTCCAAAGACGATGGATTGCGGCTATTCGAATACCCCGATGATCCGGAAACTTTCCTCAAATGGCGGCGCAAGTGCCGTCATGATCCTGCCCAGATAAATAGATACGGCTTTCGCTTGTGCTCGTCGCACTTTTCCACCGACTGCTTTGATCCGGAGACGGGCGACTTGTTTGCGGGAGTGCAGCCAAATAGGGAGCTGTTCCCCTGCCTGGTTCCGGGATGTGTGCGCGAGGAAGGCGCTTCAATCAACTACTTTAAAGTGCCCAAGAACACCGAAGATGCAGAGAATTGGAGCCACAATCTGCGCATTCCCTTGTCCGCCATCAATCGGAATTTGGAACGCGTTTGCAGTCGACACTTCGAGGACGCCTGTCTTACGGAATTCAAGAACCTCCGCACGGGTTCACTGCCCACCATACGCCTTGGTCATGACGGCGAAGTGCGGCCCAATCCGGAGGCAATAAGAGTCCATGCCGAGGGCATTCCCTGCTGTGTGCCCGGCTGTGGTCGCCGCCGGACGGCAAAGGACCACATGTTTTCCGGGTTTCCCACCGACTGCCGGCTGGTCAAGAAGTGGATCCACAACATTCAGCTGGAGATGAGCCACAAGGAAGTCGAAGGCCTGTTGGTGTGCCATGAACACTTCGAGGAGAGCTGCTTTAAACGGACAAAGAACCAGATGAAGTTCCTGCGCACGGGTTCCATGCCCACACGGAAGCTTGGTCATTCTAGTTACGACCTCTTCGGACTGTTCGAGTCCgattggaatatttttcaaGGCAAATCCAAAACGAATGTCTTCAAAAAGAGAAGATACAAATGCTGCCATCCCAGGTGTGGGCGGTTTGACACGATGGTTTACGAACTACCGCGGATGGAAGACCTGCTGAAGGTTTGGGCGAAGCACATGAACCTCAAACAGATCTCAGATGACCTCAAGAAGGCGCCACAACTGTGTGCCATTCACTTTGTCATCATGTACGAGCACAGTGCCAAGAACTTTTCCGAGCACTCTGCCGACGAAATTCTAGACAACAATTACCTGGTGGCCCGGAGCAAGAGAATTGTGCAGATATTGAGTTGTTCCATCAAAGGATGCGATACCTTTGAGCCCAGAGATGACTACAGTATCCATGACATGAAGAAGAACGAGGAGCTTCAGAAGATGTGGGTGGAGAACGGTCAGATCGAGATGAACCGGCGACTGGATCTCCTTCGGGTGTGTAGCAAGCACTTTGAGCCGAAATGTTTCAAGGATCGTCGACTGCATCCATGGAGTGTGCCCACCCTGCATCTGCCGGGCGAGGCAATCCATCAGAATATCACCGCGGAGCAGTGGAAAATTTACAGGGAGGCAGAGAAACTGAATGGACGGAAGGAGCGAATGAATGTTGAAAATTCGGATCCAAATTCGATTGACGGAAAACCGATTCAAAAATCCAAGCCGAAGCAGAACCTCACTGTCTTCCGTTGCGCCGCTAAGGGATGCCGGATGACTTCTAAGGACGTAAGCAGAAAATTCCGGCTCCTCAAACTGCCAGATTCCGAGGAGATCGTTGCGAAGTGGCTGCACAACATGCAGATAAAGACAACCAAGGACCAGTGGCCCAACATTCGCGTATGTGCCCTACATTTCGAGAGGAATTGCTATAGAGGATTTGCATTGAGGCCTGAAGCCGTGCCCACGATTTGTTCGGGCAGCAAATCAGAGGAATGCAAAGCGAGTggaggaaaaagaaaaagaaacctATTTTAG
- the Mst27D gene encoding microtubule-associated protein RP/EB family member 1 isoform X1, which yields MAPVGKKLNTLSTPKAKNVLVQKCETVSIRALLVFLNDTLDCDLRSMDELKTGAVYCQIMHRLFPTTIQIQKVKFYTNYKSDFEINFRLLHNCMTKLNIKRYMPVEELIVGHNHVDFCNWLYKFYRFNDDGKEYDARKVRKDMPIGLSKTPELASFATGSHNAMYKCQSMIFNYAKETSRFQRSGSLDGRSCRPTKSKKPEPEKQTKPLLLKKEQPPKDCEFLADCRKVSLPPETEDEREELSAEQSQLQKLFMERLNAKKKGLSAETYTIKTSKNSTNYSKPKEFTSFKALSQEFKQATKDLQNRNEIISHLNYEISRLTTKQEMLAKKVWTVEQILTKYGNNPAYAVQELKEIIFNNSQMAAVSPRTKPEYLMPRKDDGTACSKYVANKQKPVKNSMPTRYCSEFRTCLEISPKKEGKKKKAKEPNFGEFVCDRCHLRDDHRRLDHEVD from the coding sequence ATGGCACCTGTGGGAAAAAAACTCAATACACTTTCGACTCCAAAGGCGAAAAATGTTCTAGTTCAGAAATGCGAAACGGTCTCCATAAGAGCGCTGCTGGTGTTCTTGAACGACACCTTGGATTGCGATTTGCGAAGCATGGACGAGTTAAAAACTGGAGCAGTGTACTGCCAAATAATGCACAGACTCTTCCCCACGACTATCCAAATTCAGAAAGTCAAGTTTTATACGAACTACAAGAGCGACTTTGAGATCAATTTCCGACTGCTGCACAACTGCATGACCAAACTGAATATAAAGCGCTATATGCCGGTAGAAGAATTAATTGTGGGCCATAATCACGTGGACTTTTGCAACTGGTTATACAAGTTCTATAGGTTCAACGACGATGGGAAGGAATACGATGCGAGAAAGGTGAGAAAAGATATGCCTATTGGCCTGAGCAAAACTCCAGAGCTGGCTAGTTTTGCAACTGGAAGCCATAATGCCATGTACAAATGCCAATCGATGATCTTTAACTACGCAAAAGAAACGTCCAGATTCCAAAGGAGTGGAAGTCTGGACGGTCGAAGCTGTAGACCGACCAAATCTAAAAAACCTGAGCCCGAAAAGCAAACCAAACCGCTGCTATTAAAGAAAGAACAACCACCTAAGGACTGTGAATTCCTTGCCGATTGTAGAAAAGTTTCTCTACCCCCGGAAACCGAGGATGAGAGGGAGGAACTGAGCGCAGAGCAATCTCAGCTGCAAAAGCTGTTCATGGAAAGGCTCAATGCGAAGAAGAAAGGTCTCTCCGCCGAAACATACACAATCAAAACTTCAAAGAACTCGACGAACTATTCAAAACCCAAGGAATTTACCTCTTTCAAAGCTCTTAGCCAAGAGTTCAAACAGGCCACAAAGGATCTACAAAACAGGAATGAGATTATTAGCCATTTAAATTACGAAATTAGTCGCTTAACCACAAAGCAGGAAATGCTTGCTAAAAAGGTGTGGACTGTGGAGCAAATACTGACCAAATACGGCAATAATCCAGCGTACGCTGTTCAGGAACTAAAGGAGATCATCTTCAATAATTCGCAAATGGCAGCAGTTAGTCCGCGTACTAAACCTGAATATTTAATGCCTAGAAAGGACGATGGAACCGCATGTAGCAAATATGTGGCCAACAAGCAGAAGCCCGTCAAGAACTCAATGCCTACACGTTATTGCAGCGAATTCAGGACATGTCTTGAAATTTCACCCAAGAAAGAGGGtaagaaaaaaaaggcaaaggaACCTAATTTCGGTGAATTTGTATGTGATAGGTGCCATTTGAGGGATGATCATCGCCGACTTGATCACGAAGTGGACTAA
- the Mnn1 gene encoding menin, giving the protein MSTVTRSASASPMALNGVIDASLFPLKSTADVVNLFRRALTSGIEPDLTLLSIVVGYIELSLTTGEAAAQAAQAAAAAAAAGDISQAATGNDIIMGNSVPFPVVTHELIAGLYKKFQTILSVVEKPKPHRQATREVIKKVSDVIWNSLIRSSYKDRAHLQNLYSYLSGNKLDCFGVALAVVAGCQLLGYKDVRLVISEDHAWVVFGQKRVETIEVTWHGKGSEDKRGQDIRPGIESGSWLYLGGLAVVCERGMEVAAICAALNISLTSNSDCVEVAELQQQLLWLLYDLGHLKRYPMALGTLGELEEIHRTHPSIGCEQLYREAIESARTYYRNHHVYPYTYQGNYYNRLLKYRDAFAAWANAADVIRLYTYQCRDDEEIYKELLDIANELIPYVMKTESSGHSARSILRDAEVFANLLRFYDGICQWEEDSLTPILHIGWAKPLVNNITKFDYDIRSQVVIKLPEDLEAEQARAELARAEQEAKEAKESKEATGSEALEGNNNTLVKKEEKTKHSEMPTTLADLTAACGEKILNPDFLLQGGGQPFADQKQQAPGGAGESDITALHNNNNNSNSNNNNNHSLDKKEAPSTTTTAASNGSGTSVQLPVVSSEANSAAQAQAQSQNQASSQQGKPQHKEAKKEETSDDYDPFEIMLKRPVITLYSQKMKGLKDLLLAEKLNTHAISLQVTAQSVASRKVRGVEKQQSATISATITAISSSSADSVLSAVGGGGGGSGSGGIGGASLASSSPGGDSIAASRPKRTRRE; this is encoded by the exons ATGTCCACGGTTACCAGAAGCGCCAGTGCGAGTCCCATGGCGCTCAATGGGGTCATCGATGCCAGCCTGTTCCCCCTGAAGTCCACGGCCGATGTGGTCAATCTGTTCCGTCGCGCTTTAACCTCCGGAATCGAGCCCGATCTCACCCTGCTCTCCATTGTGGTCGGCTACATTGAGCTGTCTTTGACGACCGGAGAGGCTGCTGCGCAGGCAGCTcaagctgctgccgccgctgccgcagcAGGTGACATCAGTCAAGCGGCGACAG GAAACGACATAATCATGGGCAACAGCGTTCCCTTTCCGGTGGTGACCCACGAACTGATCGCCGGGCTGTATAAAAAGTTCCAGACGATCCTGTCGGTGGTCGAGAAGCCGAAGCCCCATCGTCAGGCCACGCGAGAGGTGATCAAGAAGGTGTCGGACGTGATCTGGAACTCGTTGATTCGCAGCAGCTATAAGGATCGCGCGCATCTGCAGAACCTCTACAGCTACCTGTCCGGCAACAAGTTGGATTGCTTCGGCGTGGCCCTGGCAGTGGTGGCGGGATGCCAGTTGCTTGGCTACAAGGACGTGCGCCTAGTTATCTCCGAGGACCATGCGTGGGTGGTATTTGGCCAGAAGCGCGTGGAGACTATCGAGGTGACATGGCACGGAAAGGGCAGCGAGGATAAGCGGGGACAGGACATTCGCCCTGGCATCGAATCCGGATCGTGGCTTTACCTGG GAGGACTGGCGGTGGTTTGTGAGCGTGGCATGGAGGTGGCGGCCATCTGTGCCGCCTTAAATATCTCCTTAACCTCGAACAGTGACTGCGTGGAGGTGGCAGAGCTGCAGCAACAGCTGCTGTGGCTGCTCTACGATCTGGGCCACCTCAAACGCTACCCGATGGCCCTGGGCACTCTTGGTGAGCTGGAGGAGATCCATCGGACGCATCCGAGCATTGGTTGCGAGCAATTGTATCGCGAAGCCATAGAGTCGGCGAGAACGTACTACAGGAACCATCATGTATATCCGTACACCTACCAGGGAAACTACTACAATCGATTGCTCAAGTACCGCGACGCCTTTGCCGCCTGGGCAAATGCGGCGGACGTTATCCGTTTGTACACGTACCAGTGTCGCGACGACGAGGAGATCTACAAGGAGCTGCTGGACATTGCCAACGAGCTGATACCCTATGTGATGAAGACGGAGAGTTCGGGTCACTCGGCGCGAAGTATCCTACGGGACGCGGAGGTGTTTGCAAATCTGCTGCGATTCTACGACGGCATCTGCCAGTGGGAGGAGGACAGCTTGACGCCCATTTTGCACATCGGTTGGGCCAAACCGCTGGTCAATAACATCACCAAGTTTGATTATGACATCAGGTCCCAGGTGGTTATCAAGCTGCCCGAGGATCTGGAGGCGGAACAGGCGAGGGCGGAGCTGGCGAGGGCAGAACAGGAGGCCAAGGAAGCTAAGGAGTCTAAGGAAGCTACAGGATCAGAGGCTTTGGAGGGAAACAACAATACGTTGGTGAAAAAGGAAGAG aaaacaaaacattcgGAGATGCCGACTACTTTGGCTGACTTAACAGCTGCCTGCGGCGAGAAGATTCTCAATCCGGATTTCCTGCTACAGGGCGGCGGTCAACCGTTTGCCGATCAGAAGCAACAAGCTCCTGGTGGCGCCGGCGAATCCGATATTACAGCGCTccacaataacaacaataatagcaacagcaataacaacaacaaccatagTTTAGACAAAAAGGAGGCTCCATCGACCACAACTACTGCCGCAAGCAATGGCAGTGGAACTTCTGTCCAGTTGCCAGTTGTTTCTAGTGAGGCTAACAGTGCCGCCCAAGCGCAAGCGCAATCCCAAAATCAAGCAAGTTCCCAACAGGGAAAACCACAGCACAAAGAAGCTAAAAAAGAGGAGACCAGCGACGACTACGATCCCTTCGAGATAATGCTCAAGAGGCCAGTGATCACTTTGTACAGCCAAAAGATGAAGGGCCTGAAGGATCTCCTGCTGGCCGAGAAGCTCAACACACATGCGATTTCCCTGCAAGTCACCGCCCAGTCGGTGGCCTCCCGAAAGGTTCGCGGGGTGGAGAAGCAACAATCGGCCACAATTTCCGCCACCATCACGGCAATTTCGTCGAGTTCCGCAGACAGTGTCCTAAGTGCAGTCGGCGGTGGTGGAGGAGGCAGTGGATCGGGCGGAATCGGAGGAGCATCTTTGGCATCATCGTCGCCGGGAGGGGATTCAATAGCCGCCTCACGCCCGAAGAGAACGCGTCGCGAGTAA
- the Mst27D gene encoding microtubule-associated protein RP/EB family member 1 isoform X2 produces MAPVGKKLNTLSTPKAKNVLVQKCETVSIRALLVFLNDTLDCDLRSMDELKTGAVYCQIMHRLFPTTIQIQKVKFYTNYKSDFEINFRLLHNCMTKLNIKRYMPVEELIVGHNHVDFCNWLYKFYRFNDDGKEYDARKVRKDMPIGLSKTPELASFATGSHNAMYKCQSMIFNYAKETSRFQRSGSLDGRSCRPTKSKKPEPEKQTKPLLLKKEQPPKDCEFLADCRKVSLPPETEDEREELSAEQSQLQKLFMERLNAKKKGLSAETYTIKTSKNSTNYSKPKEFTSFKALSQEFKQATKDLQNRNEIISHLNYEISRLTTKQEMLAKKVWTVEQILTKYGNNPAYAVQELKEIIFNNSQMAAVSPRTKPEYLMPRKDDGTACSKYVANKQKPVKNSMPTRYCSEFRTCLEISPKKEGAI; encoded by the exons ATGGCACCTGTGGGAAAAAAACTCAATACACTTTCGACTCCAAAGGCGAAAAATGTTCTAGTTCAGAAATGCGAAACGGTCTCCATAAGAGCGCTGCTGGTGTTCTTGAACGACACCTTGGATTGCGATTTGCGAAGCATGGACGAGTTAAAAACTGGAGCAGTGTACTGCCAAATAATGCACAGACTCTTCCCCACGACTATCCAAATTCAGAAAGTCAAGTTTTATACGAACTACAAGAGCGACTTTGAGATCAATTTCCGACTGCTGCACAACTGCATGACCAAACTGAATATAAAGCGCTATATGCCGGTAGAAGAATTAATTGTGGGCCATAATCACGTGGACTTTTGCAACTGGTTATACAAGTTCTATAGGTTCAACGACGATGGGAAGGAATACGATGCGAGAAAGGTGAGAAAAGATATGCCTATTGGCCTGAGCAAAACTCCAGAGCTGGCTAGTTTTGCAACTGGAAGCCATAATGCCATGTACAAATGCCAATCGATGATCTTTAACTACGCAAAAGAAACGTCCAGATTCCAAAGGAGTGGAAGTCTGGACGGTCGAAGCTGTAGACCGACCAAATCTAAAAAACCTGAGCCCGAAAAGCAAACCAAACCGCTGCTATTAAAGAAAGAACAACCACCTAAGGACTGTGAATTCCTTGCCGATTGTAGAAAAGTTTCTCTACCCCCGGAAACCGAGGATGAGAGGGAGGAACTGAGCGCAGAGCAATCTCAGCTGCAAAAGCTGTTCATGGAAAGGCTCAATGCGAAGAAGAAAGGTCTCTCCGCCGAAACATACACAATCAAAACTTCAAAGAACTCGACGAACTATTCAAAACCCAAGGAATTTACCTCTTTCAAAGCTCTTAGCCAAGAGTTCAAACAGGCCACAAAGGATCTACAAAACAGGAATGAGATTATTAGCCATTTAAATTACGAAATTAGTCGCTTAACCACAAAGCAGGAAATGCTTGCTAAAAAGGTGTGGACTGTGGAGCAAATACTGACCAAATACGGCAATAATCCAGCGTACGCTGTTCAGGAACTAAAGGAGATCATCTTCAATAATTCGCAAATGGCAGCAGTTAGTCCGCGTACTAAACCTGAATATTTAATGCCTAGAAAGGACGATGGAACCGCATGTAGCAAATATGTGGCCAACAAGCAGAAGCCCGTCAAGAACTCAATGCCTACACGTTATTGCAGCGAATTCAGGACATGTCTTGAAATTTCACCCAAGAAAGAGG GTGCCATTTGA